The Panicum hallii strain FIL2 chromosome 9, PHallii_v3.1, whole genome shotgun sequence genome has a window encoding:
- the LOC112877333 gene encoding cyclic dof factor 1-like: MVVESTGGGGGDLLIKLFGKTIPVPETAAKESSGGGSGGSSSSTTESDVPENAHQDASDPSPQPEVVDAEEPKSSPETQQHGAGDMAGQREKLKKPDKVLPCPRCNSMDTKFCYFNNYNVNQPRHFCKNCQRYWTAGGAMRNVPVGAGRRKNKHAVAASQFLQRVRAALPAAAGDQLKTNGTVLSFGGHGAPPALQDLAEQVSHLKEKLLLPARNAGNPSPVGPCSEGFSSTDDKAHGGGIKEKPTVDRPANGAPHPASMNGAAVWPYGCAPAPSPAAYFSSGIAIPIYPAAPGYWGCMVPGTWSLPWPVQGVSSPTSAPSLSSSGPEPLTLGKHPREADEGRSAHGSGKVWAPKTIRIDDADEVARSSIWSLIGIKGDKKQDAADHRAAGHKHGTVFEQKREPKKPAMIASSPLLHTNPVALTRSVTFQEGS; this comes from the exons atggtGGTGGAGTCCacgggaggcggcggaggggacTTGCTCATCAAGCTGTTCGGGAAGACCATCCCCGTGCCGGAGACCGCCGCCAAG gagagcagcggcggcggcagcggcggcagcagcagcagcaccactgAATCCGATGTCCCGGAGAACGCGCACCAGGACGCCTCGGACCCGTCCCCGCAGCCGGAGGTCGTGGACGCCGAGGAACCCaagagctcgccggagacgcaGCAGCACGGAGCTGGCGACATGGCCGGCCAGAGGGAGAAGCTCAAGAAGCCCGACAAGGTGCTGCCGTGCCCGCGCTGCAACAGCATGGACACGAAGTTCTGCTACTTCAACAACTACAACGTCAACCAGCCGCGCCACTTCTGCAAGAACTGCCAGCGGTACTGGACCGCCGGCGGCGCCATGCGCAACGTGCCCGTCGGGGCCGGGCGCCGCAAGAACAagcacgccgtcgccgcctcccaATTCCTGCAGAGGGTCCGGGCcgcgctgcccgccgccgccggtgaccagcTCAAGACCAACGGCACCGTGCTCAGCTTCGGCGGCCACGGCGCGCCTCCCGCGCTGCAGGACCTCGCCGAGCAGGTGTCCCACCTGAAGGAGAAGCTGCTCCTCCCGGCCAGGAACGCCGGCAACCCGTCGCCGGTGGGTCCTTGCAGCGAAGGATTTAGCAGCACGGACGACAAGGCCCATGGCGGCGGCATCAAGGAGAAGCCCACCGTAGACAGACCTGCAAATGGAGCGCCGCATCCGGCAAGCATGAACGGAGCAGCCGTGTGGCCGTACGGCTGCGCGCCGGCGCCATCTCCGGCGGCGTATTTCTCGTCGGGCATCGCGATTCCGATATACCCCGCCGCACCGGGTTACTGGGGCTGCATGGTTCCCGGAACTTGGAGCCTGCCATGGCCGGTGCAGGGCGTCTCGTCGCCCACCAGTGCTCCTTCACTCTCATCATCGGGGCCTGAACCCCTCACACTGGGCAAGCACCCCAGGGAGGCTGACGAGGGAAGAAGCGCCCATGGCAGTGGCAAGGTGTGGGCGCCAAAGACAATCCGGATAGACGACGCCGACGAGGTGGCCAGGAGCTCAATCTGGTCCCTCATCGGCATAAAAGGCGACAAGAAGCAGGACGCCGCAGATCATCGCGCTGCCGGGCACAAGCATGGAACGGTGTTCGAGCAGAAGCGTGAGCCCAAGAAGCCGGCGATGATCGCAAGCTCGCCGCTCCTGCACACGAACCCCGTCGCGCTGACACGCTCGGTGACCTTCCAGGAGGGATCTTGA